From Chloroflexota bacterium, one genomic window encodes:
- a CDS encoding haloacid dehalogenase-like hydrolase gives MTKRILDATASDFRAMSKADLLESIRLAEGRTINAEVVCTTLPLIDGVTNAELAAACGADLITLNLYDVQHPIVMGYRKGNLPALPEFPLLGALPIGFGVTLNEVKALVGRPVGINLEPVPPERVTEAYRGRVATVDNARRAVELGADYLVLTGNPGSGVSVEAIERALGEIAAAVGDRVILVAGKMHGAGLGAADIAFPEAVSRFAAAGADIVLVPAPGTTPGATLETIKSLVDLAHQLGKLALSAIGTSQEGAEVATVRHIALLSKMTGADIHHIGDAGYAGVANPENIIAFSIAVRGRRHTYRRMAASIAR, from the coding sequence ATGACAAAGCGAATTCTCGACGCCACTGCCAGTGATTTCCGCGCCATGAGCAAGGCGGACCTGCTGGAGAGCATTCGCTTGGCCGAGGGACGGACGATCAACGCGGAGGTGGTCTGCACCACGCTGCCTCTGATAGACGGCGTGACCAACGCCGAGTTAGCCGCTGCCTGTGGTGCCGACCTTATCACTCTCAACCTCTACGATGTGCAGCACCCCATTGTGATGGGCTACCGCAAGGGAAATCTCCCCGCCCTCCCGGAGTTCCCCCTATTAGGAGCATTGCCCATCGGGTTTGGTGTGACTCTGAATGAGGTCAAGGCTCTGGTGGGCAGGCCAGTGGGCATCAACCTGGAGCCCGTGCCCCCGGAGAGGGTTACCGAAGCCTACCGGGGTCGGGTGGCTACTGTGGACAACGCTCGGCGGGCCGTAGAACTGGGCGCCGACTACTTGGTGCTCACCGGCAACCCGGGGTCCGGCGTCTCAGTCGAGGCCATCGAGCGGGCCCTTGGAGAGATCGCCGCGGCGGTAGGGGATCGGGTGATCCTGGTGGCCGGGAAGATGCACGGCGCGGGTCTGGGGGCAGCGGATATCGCCTTCCCCGAGGCAGTGAGCCGTTTCGCCGCTGCGGGAGCGGACATCGTCCTGGTGCCCGCCCCGGGCACGACTCCAGGGGCCACTTTGGAAACCATCAAATCCCTGGTGGACCTGGCACATCAGTTGGGGAAACTGGCCCTGAGCGCCATCGGCACTTCCCAGGAGGGAGCAGAGGTAGCGACGGTGCGTCACATCGCTTTGCTCAGCAAGATGACCGGTGCTGATATCCACCACATTGGCGACGCGGGTTACGCTGGGGTAGCCAACCCGGAGAACATCATCGCCTTTTCCATCGCCGTGCGGGGTCGGCGTCACACCTATCGCCGCATGGCCGCTTCCATCGCCCGGTAA
- a CDS encoding PTS sugar transporter subunit IIB, translated as MEDQEKIKVLMFCALGMSSSLLAARATDAAKAAGIELEMVLLSAAEVAIYDFAANPVDMVLIAPQVRFKKRSITQAAAPHGIPVEDIEPVTYGMVDGQALFEQIRRAVKPKGAGV; from the coding sequence ATGGAAGATCAGGAGAAAATCAAGGTTCTAATGTTCTGCGCCTTGGGGATGTCCTCCAGCCTGTTGGCAGCAAGAGCCACCGACGCTGCCAAAGCCGCAGGAATCGAACTAGAGATGGTGCTCTTGTCTGCTGCAGAGGTGGCCATCTATGATTTCGCAGCCAACCCCGTGGATATGGTGCTCATCGCCCCCCAGGTGCGGTTCAAGAAGCGCTCCATCACCCAGGCCGCTGCCCCCCACGGCATCCCTGTGGAAGACATTGAACCAGTCACCTATGGGATGGTGGATGGGCAGGCACTCTTCGAGCAGATCAGGCGCGCAGTGAAGCCCAAAGGGGCCGGGGTTTAG
- a CDS encoding PTS sugar transporter subunit IIB, translating into MATYKVLLVCAAGMSSSLLEAKTIEAARRCGHELEIHAIPVPQVTTYNFKANPVDMVLVAPQVIYKKRAITQMAEPLGIIVQGIEPVTYGMVDGEKLFEQIRQAVKK; encoded by the coding sequence GTGGCCACTTACAAAGTATTGCTGGTTTGCGCAGCGGGGATGTCTTCCAGCCTGCTGGAAGCCAAGACCATTGAGGCTGCTCGCCGGTGTGGACACGAATTGGAGATCCACGCCATCCCAGTGCCACAGGTGACCACCTACAACTTCAAAGCCAATCCCGTGGACATGGTGCTGGTGGCCCCGCAGGTCATCTACAAGAAGCGTGCCATCACCCAGATGGCGGAACCGCTGGGCATCATTGTCCAGGGCATCGAGCCGGTTACCTACGGCATGGTGGATGGGGAAAAACTGTTCGAGCAAATCAGACAAGCAGTGAAAAAATAG
- a CDS encoding YhfC family intramembrane metalloprotease: MFARGLLLSSQGFLFILLPGYVMFLILRRSPATDRTLVWWGTGGLLVALLPMNFVSSLARQILASSPGAYSRALQFVIPALWAGIFVEGMKYLVLRYKRLEGAALVPSGIAVGLGVGLITKIFLGFAMIGAGMRLILGDISTPLLAQMAATPLAELSLAAVASLVDRLALLLFNAGLGALVGLSLQRRKWIFLGYAMLIHAGIELTYNLIMVGLDGQGLLPTILALIFEGALILIVWQYLNKQLSSASVQTKRKRMTSR, from the coding sequence TTGTTCGCCAGGGGATTACTCCTAAGTTCACAGGGCTTTCTCTTCATTCTCCTACCGGGGTATGTGATGTTCCTCATCCTGCGCCGTTCACCAGCGACCGACAGGACTCTGGTCTGGTGGGGAACGGGGGGACTATTGGTCGCCCTTCTGCCGATGAATTTCGTATCCAGTCTGGCGCGCCAGATACTGGCCTCCTCTCCCGGAGCGTATAGCAGAGCATTGCAATTTGTCATCCCCGCATTATGGGCCGGGATATTCGTAGAGGGGATGAAATATCTTGTTCTGAGATACAAGCGTTTAGAGGGCGCTGCGCTTGTACCCTCTGGTATAGCGGTGGGATTGGGCGTGGGATTGATCACCAAGATCTTCCTCGGCTTCGCCATGATAGGAGCGGGGATGAGATTGATTTTGGGTGACATCTCTACCCCCTTGCTGGCCCAGATGGCGGCTACTCCCCTCGCGGAATTGAGCCTGGCCGCAGTGGCCTCGCTGGTGGACCGACTGGCCCTTTTGCTTTTCAACGCCGGCTTGGGAGCATTGGTGGGTCTCTCTCTCCAGAGAAGGAAGTGGATCTTCCTGGGCTATGCCATGTTGATACATGCCGGCATCGAACTGACTTACAATCTCATCATGGTCGGCCTGGATGGTCAAGGGCTGCTGCCCACCATCCTGGCCCTTATTTTCGAGGGCGCACTCATCCTCATTGTTTGGCAGTATCTAAACAAACAGTTATCTTCAGCATCAGTGCAGACCAAGAGAAAACGGATGACGTCGCGGTGA
- a CDS encoding LON peptidase substrate-binding domain-containing protein: MSEDTMHLPLFALDTVLFPGMVLPLHVFEERYKQMMRRCMDAKEPFGVVLVKGRREMGGTSVLHLVGTSARVARVELLEEGDMSVVAIGLERFRIRRIHHEMPYLVAEVEPFPAEKGNSEASRTLMKEIKPYFVRYIRLLSEALGNLIQIENVPTDITTTAYLIAMALQVSVEEKQDILSMATVPEMLVREAYLLDREEQLLKQIIANQDNKLLYQGGITLFFSMN, encoded by the coding sequence ATGTCCGAAGATACAATGCACTTGCCGCTTTTTGCGCTCGACACGGTGCTTTTCCCGGGCATGGTGTTGCCTCTCCATGTGTTCGAAGAGCGCTACAAGCAGATGATGCGCCGCTGTATGGATGCCAAAGAGCCCTTCGGCGTGGTGCTCGTCAAGGGGAGGAGGGAGATGGGAGGGACTTCCGTCCTTCACCTGGTAGGGACCAGCGCGCGTGTGGCTCGGGTGGAACTCCTCGAAGAAGGGGACATGAGCGTCGTGGCCATCGGGCTGGAGCGATTCCGCATCCGGCGCATCCACCACGAGATGCCCTACCTGGTAGCAGAAGTGGAACCTTTCCCCGCAGAGAAAGGCAATTCAGAGGCCTCTCGCACCCTGATGAAGGAGATCAAGCCCTACTTTGTACGCTACATCCGTCTTCTCTCCGAGGCGTTGGGCAATCTCATCCAGATCGAAAACGTCCCCACCGATATCACCACTACCGCCTACCTGATCGCCATGGCCTTGCAAGTTTCAGTGGAGGAGAAACAGGATATCCTGAGTATGGCCACCGTCCCAGAGATGCTGGTCCGCGAGGCTTATCTCCTGGACCGCGAGGAGCAGTTGTTGAAGCAGATCATCGCCAACCAGGACAACAAGTTGCTCTACCAGGGCGGCATAACCCTTTTCTTCTCGATGAATTGA
- a CDS encoding PTS lactose/cellobiose transporter subunit IIA, whose amino-acid sequence MRATAPEICPPDWEQTLCTIILHAGNARSAAKEAGELAAAGHWEEAEGALQKAEEEQLAAHKMQAEILHKEARGEKVPFSILLVHALDLLLLAWAEIDYARQFLTLYQRLYALENEARK is encoded by the coding sequence TTGAGGGCGACCGCGCCAGAAATCTGCCCACCCGATTGGGAACAAACCCTGTGCACCATCATCCTCCATGCGGGTAATGCCCGCAGTGCCGCCAAAGAGGCAGGCGAACTCGCTGCCGCAGGTCACTGGGAAGAGGCCGAAGGTGCGCTCCAGAAAGCCGAGGAAGAGCAATTGGCGGCCCATAAGATGCAAGCAGAAATCCTGCACAAAGAGGCCCGAGGGGAAAAGGTTCCTTTTTCTATTCTCCTTGTCCACGCGCTTGATCTCCTCCTATTGGCGTGGGCGGAGATCGATTACGCACGGCAATTTCTCACCCTATACCAGCGCTTATACGCCCTAGAAAACGAGGCTCGGAAATGA
- the cbiQ gene encoding cobalt ECF transporter T component CbiQ translates to MLVEPLNYCHDTDSLVHLLDARIKFIGTLAFVLAVTATPNGEWGAFAVLFGIFLGLTLLARIGPVAILRRSVIALPFLLIVLVSIPFTQGGKALFSVSILRWTLPITSEGIEMFISVALKSWLSVLIVGLLLYTTPFTELVRGMQHLGLPAVLINIVSSMYRYLFVLLDEAERLERARASRSADPGGKGGGALIWQAKVLGGMIGSLFMRSYERSERIYQAMLSRNFAGEIRSLQESALGRKDLLLMTVFLSLLFVVEIWANL, encoded by the coding sequence ATGTTGGTGGAGCCACTGAATTACTGCCACGATACAGATAGCCTCGTCCACCTTCTGGATGCGCGCATCAAGTTCATCGGCACATTGGCGTTCGTGCTGGCTGTGACGGCCACGCCAAACGGAGAGTGGGGGGCATTCGCGGTACTTTTCGGCATCTTTCTGGGATTGACATTGTTGGCTCGTATCGGGCCAGTGGCTATCCTTCGCCGCTCTGTGATCGCGCTGCCCTTCCTGCTCATCGTTCTCGTTTCCATTCCCTTCACTCAGGGCGGCAAAGCCCTCTTTTCTGTCTCGATCCTGCGCTGGACGCTCCCGATTACCAGTGAGGGAATAGAGATGTTTATCAGCGTGGCGCTGAAGTCATGGCTTTCGGTGCTCATAGTTGGTTTGCTCTTGTACACGACGCCTTTCACCGAGTTGGTGCGCGGCATGCAGCATTTGGGTCTGCCTGCAGTGCTCATCAACATCGTTTCGTCTATGTATCGCTATCTTTTCGTATTGCTGGATGAAGCAGAACGGCTGGAGCGGGCGCGGGCGAGTCGCAGCGCGGACCCCGGAGGCAAGGGCGGCGGTGCGCTCATCTGGCAGGCGAAGGTGCTCGGTGGCATGATCGGCAGTCTGTTCATGCGCAGTTACGAGCGAAGCGAGCGCATTTACCAGGCGATGCTGTCCCGCAACTTCGCTGGTGAGATCCGAAGCCTCCAAGAGAGTGCCTTGGGACGCAAGGACCTCCTTTTGATGACTGTCTTCCTATCACTCCTCTTCGTTGTGGAAATATGGGCGAATTTGTAA
- a CDS encoding ABC transporter ATP-binding protein, which produces MNRVIEIMNLHYTYPDGHVALRGVNLTVSEGERVAVTGPNGAGKSTLCLHLNGVLRGQGTVRILGMDVSDGHLGVIRARVGLVFQDPNDQLFSPTVFDDVAFGPLHMGLPEHEVRERVRWALAQVGMSGFEGRMPHRLSLGERKRVAIATVLSMQPTLLVLDEPSLGLDPRARRELIDLLAALPQTMLVASHDMLLVRDLCERTVILDQGKIVADGRTADILQDTTLLKEHGLELPL; this is translated from the coding sequence ATGAACCGCGTGATCGAAATCATGAATTTACACTACACCTATCCGGATGGGCATGTTGCTCTCAGAGGAGTGAATCTCACCGTTAGCGAGGGCGAGCGGGTCGCAGTGACCGGTCCTAATGGGGCGGGGAAGTCCACCCTGTGTTTGCACCTGAACGGCGTACTGCGCGGGCAGGGCACGGTGCGCATCCTGGGCATGGATGTGAGCGACGGACACCTGGGAGTGATCCGCGCCCGCGTGGGCTTGGTTTTCCAAGATCCCAACGACCAACTTTTCTCGCCCACCGTCTTCGATGATGTGGCCTTCGGGCCGCTGCACATGGGCTTGCCAGAGCACGAGGTGCGAGAGCGGGTGCGCTGGGCGCTGGCCCAAGTGGGGATGTCGGGTTTCGAGGGACGGATGCCCCATCGCCTGAGCCTGGGCGAGCGCAAACGGGTGGCCATCGCCACCGTGCTATCTATGCAACCCACCTTGCTGGTGCTCGATGAACCTTCACTGGGGCTTGACCCTCGCGCCCGCCGCGAACTCATTGACCTCCTCGCCGCTTTGCCCCAGACTATGCTCGTCGCCAGCCACGATATGCTTTTGGTGCGCGACCTGTGTGAGCGCACGGTGATTCTGGACCAGGGCAAGATCGTGGCCGACGGGAGAACAGCCGACATCCTACAAGATACTACATTGCTGAAAGAGCACGGCCTGGAATTGCCACTCTGA
- a CDS encoding 6-phospho-beta-glucosidase, with protein MIRIAKVTVIGGGSTYTPEFVDGFIQRRDVLSVGEISLYDINPQRLELVGGLIKRMIAHAGLETRITLSTNRPAAVEGADFVISQIRVGGMEARIRDERIPLRYGVIGQETTGPGGFMNAMRTIPVTLEIAQDIARYAPQAWYLNFTNPSGIITECLLKHTTLKVVGLCNNPINAIRAVAQSFNVTDDDVFLDWVGLNHLAWIRTAYVKGRPLDIEELVQLANSEHFPFEPDLVRLLGMLPIGYLAYYYYHDLAVQKVRDAGRTRGEVVREVEEDLLRKYADPSLTVKPPELSMRGGALYSEMAVRLIVSLLTDRRDVQIVNTRNGGSIADLPDDVSIEAPCVVGAHGVTPLRVGRLPRIIRPLVQAVKAYEEYAVEAGMSGSRETALKALLTHPLVPSYPVAKAMLEEMLEANKDYLPQFI; from the coding sequence ATGATTCGCATCGCGAAAGTCACTGTCATCGGCGGAGGGAGCACCTATACACCCGAGTTCGTGGATGGCTTCATCCAACGCAGAGATGTCTTATCCGTCGGAGAAATCAGCCTGTATGACATCAACCCCCAGCGCCTGGAATTGGTCGGCGGGCTCATCAAGCGTATGATAGCCCATGCCGGGCTGGAGACGCGCATCACCCTGAGCACCAACCGCCCTGCCGCCGTCGAGGGGGCAGATTTCGTCATCTCCCAGATCCGCGTCGGCGGCATGGAAGCACGCATCCGCGATGAGAGAATCCCCTTGCGATACGGCGTCATCGGCCAGGAGACCACGGGCCCCGGTGGTTTCATGAACGCCATGCGCACCATCCCCGTCACACTGGAAATCGCGCAGGATATAGCGCGATACGCCCCGCAGGCCTGGTACCTTAACTTCACCAACCCCTCCGGCATCATTACCGAGTGTTTGCTGAAGCACACGACGCTGAAGGTGGTCGGGCTTTGTAACAACCCGATCAATGCCATTCGCGCCGTCGCCCAATCGTTCAACGTGACAGATGACGATGTGTTTCTCGACTGGGTGGGCCTGAACCATCTGGCCTGGATACGCACCGCCTACGTTAAGGGTCGCCCCCTGGATATCGAGGAACTGGTGCAGTTGGCGAACAGCGAGCATTTTCCCTTCGAACCAGATCTGGTACGATTGTTGGGCATGCTGCCCATCGGCTACCTGGCCTATTATTACTACCACGACCTGGCTGTGCAGAAGGTCAGAGATGCAGGCAGGACCCGAGGCGAAGTGGTTCGGGAAGTGGAAGAGGATTTGCTGAGAAAATACGCGGACCCCAGCCTAACGGTCAAGCCACCGGAACTCAGTATGCGGGGCGGTGCACTCTACTCCGAAATGGCTGTGCGACTTATTGTCTCGCTGCTCACCGATCGCCGCGATGTGCAGATCGTCAATACCCGCAATGGAGGTAGCATCGCCGACCTGCCGGACGATGTTTCCATCGAGGCGCCTTGTGTAGTCGGTGCCCATGGCGTCACTCCCTTGCGCGTCGGACGCCTCCCACGGATCATCCGGCCCCTGGTGCAAGCGGTGAAAGCCTACGAAGAATACGCGGTGGAAGCGGGGATGAGTGGTTCGCGCGAGACTGCCCTCAAGGCTTTGCTCACCCACCCGCTCGTGCCCTCGTACCCGGTGGCCAAAGCCATGCTGGAGGAGATGCTGGAAGCGAACAAAGATTACCTGCCGCAGTTTATCTAG
- a CDS encoding SUMF1/EgtB/PvdO family nonheme iron enzyme: MSTEPPAVIIGKDGKEMIYIPAGEFLMGEEKKSIYVDAFYIDKYPVTNAEYKAFVDATGYRQPDHWRKGTYPPDKADHPVVQVNWEDAAAYAEWAGKRLPTEEEWEKAARGTDGRTYPWGDTWEANRANTSESGILDTTPVGKYSPQGDSPYGVADMAGNVWEWTASGVSRVYQIMRGGTWLNTREDARCTSRLQYTPRRRNPYVGFRCALSASKQTEAGGAP; this comes from the coding sequence ATGAGCACTGAACCACCTGCAGTCATTATCGGCAAAGATGGCAAGGAAATGATCTATATCCCGGCCGGGGAATTCCTGATGGGTGAGGAGAAGAAATCCATCTATGTGGATGCCTTCTACATTGACAAGTACCCGGTGACGAATGCCGAGTACAAGGCTTTTGTGGATGCCACAGGCTATCGTCAGCCAGACCACTGGCGTAAAGGCACCTATCCCCCCGATAAAGCCGACCACCCGGTGGTGCAGGTCAACTGGGAGGATGCCGCGGCCTACGCCGAATGGGCTGGCAAGCGGCTGCCCACCGAGGAAGAATGGGAAAAAGCGGCCCGGGGGACAGATGGCCGCACCTACCCCTGGGGAGACACGTGGGAGGCGAACCGCGCCAATACCTCAGAGTCTGGCATTTTGGATACCACTCCTGTAGGCAAATATTCTCCCCAGGGCGATAGCCCCTACGGTGTGGCAGATATGGCGGGCAACGTCTGGGAATGGACTGCCAGTGGCGTCAGCCGGGTCTACCAAATCATGCGCGGTGGGACCTGGCTGAACACCCGCGAGGATGCCCGCTGCACCTCCCGTCTGCAATACACACCCCGTCGTCGCAACCCATACGTGGGGTTTCGCTGTGCGCTCAGTGCCTCGAAGCAAACGGAGGCCGGAGGTGCACCTTGA
- a CDS encoding NTP transferase domain-containing protein, translating into METAVILAQGEGTKIWPFNSTRPKAAIPIGGKELLRHQIESLRRAGVSRILIVANSRFAPRLRHLASGVGSQPLGAVGIREADIPPVAEAKIDVLVLDPPRGTAPALQRALESLEDRYILALYGDVLLDPATLPNLLAAHRESPETSLALVVPLDQLEDLTIHLAVRVKDSQVEEVIAHPRHSVTHRLAGAFAFDRQQVLPYLQAHPGYVPSIPSGGMPPQDEADLAQTLQMMVEDGLTVRTVEPAAFALDIDRPWDILIANYVWLEFLGKALTQDHIHPTAHVSERADVNGHLVVGEGATIGPGVVLRGNAWVERNAEVTSGAIVGANTYIGPRTSVRDYAYLGDHTSIGPRCKVGHCAEVHGVVFGRSSIVHYCELWGVLGEAVDVGAATVYGTLRFDDRPASHRIKGRWETPRFASDATFIGDFCRTGVNVIFMPGSKVGAYSAIGPGVVVNGDVPERSLLLLKQEVIRKDWGPEKYGW; encoded by the coding sequence TTGGAGACGGCGGTTATTCTGGCCCAAGGCGAGGGCACTAAGATCTGGCCTTTTAACAGCACCCGACCCAAGGCTGCCATACCTATCGGCGGTAAAGAACTCTTGCGACACCAGATTGAGAGCCTGCGGAGAGCGGGTGTCTCTCGCATCCTGATCGTCGCCAACAGCCGTTTTGCGCCCCGCCTGCGCCATCTGGCTTCGGGTGTGGGGTCACAGCCCCTCGGCGCAGTGGGTATACGGGAGGCGGACATCCCGCCTGTTGCTGAGGCCAAGATAGATGTGCTGGTCCTTGACCCCCCACGGGGCACCGCACCTGCCCTGCAACGCGCCCTGGAGAGCCTGGAAGACAGGTACATCCTCGCCCTGTACGGTGACGTGCTTCTCGATCCGGCCACCCTGCCCAATTTGCTGGCCGCGCACCGGGAGTCACCAGAGACATCCCTCGCTCTCGTGGTTCCGTTGGACCAATTGGAAGACCTGACCATCCACCTGGCAGTGAGAGTGAAAGATAGCCAGGTAGAAGAGGTGATCGCCCACCCCCGACACAGTGTCACACACCGGCTGGCGGGCGCTTTCGCCTTCGACCGCCAACAAGTGCTCCCTTACCTGCAGGCTCATCCCGGTTACGTGCCCTCCATTCCCTCCGGTGGCATGCCTCCACAGGACGAAGCCGACCTAGCGCAGACTTTGCAGATGATGGTGGAGGATGGTCTGACGGTGCGGACGGTGGAGCCGGCTGCTTTCGCCCTCGACATAGATAGGCCCTGGGATATTCTCATCGCCAACTATGTCTGGCTGGAGTTCTTGGGCAAGGCCCTCACGCAGGACCACATCCATCCCACGGCCCACGTCTCTGAACGGGCGGACGTGAATGGCCATCTGGTAGTGGGCGAGGGTGCAACCATCGGGCCGGGCGTGGTTCTCCGGGGCAATGCGTGGGTGGAGAGGAACGCCGAAGTCACCAGCGGCGCTATTGTGGGCGCCAATACTTACATTGGCCCACGGACATCGGTTCGAGACTACGCCTATCTGGGCGACCATACCAGCATCGGGCCGCGCTGCAAGGTCGGGCACTGCGCCGAAGTACATGGAGTAGTCTTCGGACGCAGTTCCATCGTTCACTATTGTGAATTGTGGGGGGTGTTGGGCGAGGCGGTGGACGTGGGGGCCGCTACTGTGTATGGCACCCTGCGTTTCGATGATCGCCCTGCTTCCCACAGAATCAAGGGACGCTGGGAGACCCCTCGCTTCGCTTCTGACGCCACTTTCATTGGTGATTTCTGTCGCACAGGGGTCAATGTGATCTTTATGCCCGGATCCAAGGTGGGGGCTTACTCTGCGATTGGCCCAGGCGTCGTGGTGAACGGGGATGTGCCGGAACGAAGCCTGCTCCTCCTCAAACAGGAAGTGATCCGCAAAGACTGGGGCCCTGAGAAATACGGGTGGTAG
- a CDS encoding carbohydrate deacetylase: protein MKRQLIVNADDFGRTPGVTEGILRAHREGIVTSTTAMMNLPYAREALRLAAQYPRLGVGVHLNFTFGSPLQPAKEVSTLVDANGQFYRPEVQLMRAAQVDLSQLRAEWVAQIEAFRACGREPDHLDCHHPAHIHPLFFGVYLELAEKYHLPLRMPLPPEESIESAQPPAVLGNQIPLDIIRQVVAQNWQLVRARKLTYPDHFVGDFYGEKQLTLEWLLTALPQLAPGVSELMTHPGLADEELLAHSSYAQERERELTLLCDPQVRALIEDLDIELVTFRILCE, encoded by the coding sequence ATGAAGCGGCAACTGATTGTCAATGCCGATGATTTTGGCCGCACGCCTGGTGTGACCGAGGGGATCCTGCGCGCCCATCGGGAGGGCATCGTTACCAGCACTACCGCGATGATGAATTTGCCCTACGCACGGGAAGCACTGCGATTGGCAGCACAGTATCCGAGGTTAGGAGTGGGGGTGCACCTGAATTTTACATTCGGGTCGCCACTGCAACCGGCAAAAGAGGTTTCCACGCTCGTGGATGCGAATGGCCAATTCTACAGACCTGAAGTGCAATTGATGCGCGCAGCGCAGGTGGACTTGAGCCAATTGCGTGCCGAGTGGGTGGCTCAGATCGAGGCCTTCCGCGCCTGCGGACGAGAACCAGACCACCTGGATTGCCACCACCCGGCCCACATTCACCCCCTCTTCTTCGGCGTTTACCTGGAACTGGCCGAGAAATACCATCTGCCATTGCGCATGCCTTTGCCCCCTGAAGAGTCTATAGAGAGCGCCCAGCCCCCAGCAGTGCTGGGGAACCAGATCCCCCTGGACATAATACGCCAGGTAGTGGCCCAGAATTGGCAATTGGTGCGCGCGCGCAAACTGACTTACCCCGATCACTTCGTGGGCGACTTCTATGGAGAGAAACAACTCACACTGGAGTGGCTACTGACTGCTTTGCCGCAATTGGCCCCTGGAGTTAGCGAACTGATGACCCACCCCGGCCTGGCCGACGAAGAACTGTTGGCTCACAGCAGTTATGCCCAGGAGCGAGAGCGCGAGTTAACTTTGCTCTGTGACCCCCAGGTGCGGGCCTTGATAGAGGACTTGGATATCGAATTGGTGACCTTTCGGATACTGTGCGAGTGA
- a CDS encoding site-specific DNA-methyltransferase, with protein sequence MSEKAKTSHKLIFGDSENMKELQDGSVRLVVTSPPYFNAPFDYPDLFESYDAYLSKMRKVASELKRVMAQGGIVCIVCDDTLIHGEKFPVVADLTKIYIEEGFTYRDKIIWVKPEGYIRISRRSGVVLQHPYPMYFYPDNIQETILIFQNGKFDYKSVSEGIKENSRIDIKEYQKNKWYLTMWNITNVLPLKNRIEEGIAAFPEEIPYRLVKLFSYTGETVLDPFMGSGTTNKVAAMLGRNSIGYEIDLELYETVKEKMGLKQSSLFGNDYEVEIIIRDDAKHLRTHLQKKIKNQRSVVQNAKTKTGKVAR encoded by the coding sequence ATGAGCGAGAAAGCAAAGACATCACATAAACTGATATTTGGGGACAGCGAGAATATGAAAGAACTACAAGATGGTAGCGTCCGCCTTGTGGTTACAAGTCCCCCCTACTTCAACGCTCCTTTTGATTACCCCGATCTTTTTGAAAGTTACGATGCGTATTTGAGCAAAATGCGAAAAGTTGCGAGTGAATTGAAAAGAGTAATGGCACAAGGAGGCATTGTATGTATCGTGTGCGACGATACTCTGATACATGGCGAAAAGTTTCCAGTTGTAGCAGACCTTACAAAGATCTACATTGAGGAAGGATTTACATATCGTGACAAAATTATATGGGTGAAGCCAGAGGGCTACATTCGCATAAGTAGAAGAAGCGGGGTCGTTCTACAGCATCCCTATCCAATGTATTTTTACCCAGACAATATCCAGGAAACCATACTTATTTTCCAGAATGGCAAGTTCGATTACAAAAGCGTCTCCGAGGGAATCAAAGAAAATTCGAGAATTGATATCAAAGAGTACCAGAAAAACAAGTGGTATCTGACAATGTGGAATATAACCAATGTTCTACCGTTGAAAAATCGTATTGAGGAGGGCATTGCAGCATTTCCTGAGGAAATCCCTTACAGGCTTGTTAAACTTTTCTCATACACAGGTGAAACGGTTCTAGATCCATTTATGGGTTCTGGAACAACAAACAAAGTAGCAGCGATGTTAGGAAGAAATAGCATTGGCTATGAAATTGATTTGGAGTTATACGAAACCGTGAAGGAAAAAATGGGGTTGAAACAGAGTTCACTATTTGGGAATGATTACGAAGTGGAAATAATAATCAGAGATGATGCGAAACATCTCAGAACACATTTACAGAAAAAGATTAAAAACCAAAGGTCGGTGGTGCAAAATGCCAAAACAAAAACAGGAAAAGTTGCGAGATGA